A DNA window from Malus domestica chromosome 12, GDT2T_hap1 contains the following coding sequences:
- the LOC114819958 gene encoding pentatricopeptide repeat-containing protein At2g38420, mitochondrial-like: protein MSCDPKKHIWAVSSPLTCPKYYMSFLSSCSLAFQQRSTVARSCRNQRIPTSISNLKPTDDRKQFELEIESRMVRASALKPSSKFFLRKHRKWPVSPYNTRWHQIFNQNQAFQSLKKSSPPPENQPHLLLPTLVFSFSTYNVDPTPEAYHFVLKTLTKTSQFDHIAPVLRRLETVEKFDTPEHIFAHLIGFYGRWNRTQDAIDLFYRILRFRCVPSAHSLNALLYVLCGSCEGLKLVPEILLRSHVMGIRLEESSFRILIDALCAIGKVGYAIDIMNCMMNNGYGLNVKICSLILSSMCEQKDSEGVDVMGFLGEMQKLGFCPGMMDYSNVIRFMVKQGRGLDALNVVIKMKGEGIKPDVICYTMVLHGVITEGDFKKADQVFDELLVLGLVPDVYTYNVYINGLCKQNKVESGMMMISSMEELGCKPNLITYNILLKALCNNGELRRARELMREMTLNGVGVNLQTHRIMLDGLFGKGDIEEACVFMEEMLDKVLVRFCSSFDEVIYGLCHRGLACKAMELLKKMIDKNVAPGAKAWEALLLSSGSEPSLEETTWTGLVEPMVALP, encoded by the coding sequence ATGTCTTGTGATCCAAAAAAACACATATGGGCCGTTTCCAGCCCGTTAACATGCCCAAAATACTACATGTCGTTTTTATCGTCTTGTTCATTAGCGTTCCAACAGCGCAGCACAGTTGCAAGAAGTTGCAGAAATCAAAGAATACCAACGAGTATTTCCAACCTGAAACCAACAGATGACCGCAAACAATTCGAACTCGAAATCGAATCAAGAATGGTGAGAGCCTCTGCACTAAAACCCAGCAGCAAATTCTTCCTGAGAAAGCACAGGAAATGGCCAGTGTCGCCCTACAACACTCGGTGGCACCAAATCTTCAACCAAAACCAAGCCTTCCAGAGCCTCAAAAAATCATCGCCGCCGCCGGAAAACCAGCCGCACCTCCTTCTTCCGACGCTCGTTTTCTCCTTCAGCACCTACAACGTCGACCCAACTCCGGAAGCCTACCACTTTGTCCTCAAAACTCTCACCAAAACCTCCCAATTCGACCACATCGCTCCGGTTCTCCGCCGGCTCGAAACTGTCGAAAAGTTCGACACGCCGGAGCATATTTTTGCCCATCTGATTGGTTTTTATGGCCGTTGGAACAGAACCCAGGACGCCATTGATCTGTTTTACAGGATTCTCAGGTTCAGGTGTGTCCCTTCTGCTCACTCTCTCAATGCATTGCTGTATGTGCTTTGTGGGTCCTGTGAAGGTCTTAAATTGGTGCCTGAGATTTTGCTCAGGAGCCATGTAATGGGCATCCGGCTCGAAGAATCGAGCTTTCGGATTTTAATCGATGCACTGTGTGCAATTGGGAAGGTTGGATATGCTATTGACATTATGAATTGTATGATGAATAATGGGTATGGTTTGAATGTGAAGATTTGCTCTTTGATATTGTCATCAATGTGTGAACAGAAGGATTCAGAGGGTGTTGATGTTATGGGGTTTTTGGGAGAAATGCAGAAGCTTGGGTTTTGTCCTGGGATGATGGACTATTCCAATGTGATTAGGTTTATGGTGAAGCAGGGGCGGGGTTTGGATGCTTTAAATGTGGTGATTAAGATGAAAGGGGAAGGAATTAAGCCTGACGTTATTTGTTATACCATGGTCTTACATGGCGTTATCACGGAAGGGGATTTCAAGAAGGCGGATCAGGTTTTTGATGAGTTGCTTGTGTTGGGTTTGGTTCCTGATGTATATACTTACAATGTGTATATAAATGGTTTGTGTAAGCAGAATAAAGTTGAATCCGGAATGATGATGATTTCTTCTATGGAAGAGTTGGGTTGCAAGCCTAATTTGATTACTTACAACATCTTGCTGAAGGCCCTGTGTAACAATGGGGAGCTTAGGAGGGCGAGAGAGCTTATGCGTGAGATGACGTTAAACGGTGTTGGGGTAAACTTGCAGACGCATAGGATTATGCTGGATGGTCTGTTTGGCAAAGGAGACATTGAGGAAGCTTGTGTTTTTATGGAAGAAATGTTAGATAAGGTTCTTGTTCGTTTTTGTTCCTCGTTCGATGAGGTGATCTATGGGTTGTGCCACAGGGGTTTGGCTTGTAAAGCAATGGAATTGCTGAAGAAAATGATTGACAAGAACGTTGCGCCCGGAGCAAAGGCTTGGGAAGCACTGCTCCTTAGCTCAGGATCTGAACCCAGCTTAGAAGAGACTACTTGGACGGGTTTGGTGGAGCCAATGGTAGCACTTCCATAG
- the LOC114819959 gene encoding protein LURP-one-related 10-like: protein MKQAEPSAPPLAYANSAPTAYANPGPTSSANSAPIAYANPAPIAYANPAVAIISPHFCSPHPVDIAIVRKVLTITDGNFVVTDINDKIIFKVKGVRWSRHDRRVLLDTAGYPIVTLRKKLMSAHERWQVFRGDSKDSRNLIFSAKRSSLLQFNTKLDVFLAQNTAENAPDFRVKGSWFERSCTIYAGNSSTIIAQMHKKRTVASMLIGKDNFMVTVYPGIDYAFIVALIVILDEINSDD from the exons ATGAAACAAGCAGAACCTAGCGCGCCACCGTTAGCATACGCCAATTCGGCGCCAACAGCGTATGCCAATCCGGGGCCAACATCGTCTGCGAATTCGGCGCCAATAGCGTATGCAAATCCGGCGCCAATAGCGTATGCAAATCCCGCCGTTGCAATCATCAGCCCCCATTTCTGCAGTCCTCACCCTGTGGATATTGCAATTGTCAGAAAAGTTCTTACCATAACAGATGGAAACTTTGTGGTCACAGATATCAATGATAAGATCATCTTTAAAGTGAAGGGAGTTCGATGGAGCCGTCATGATCGTCGAGTCTTGCTCGATACTGCCGGATATCCTATTGTCACTCTAAGAAAGAAG TTGATGAGTGCACATGAAAGATGGCAAGTCTTCAGGGGGGATAGCAAAGACTCAAGGAATCTGATTTTTAGTGCCAAGAGATCTTCACTGCTGCAATTTAATACCAAACTGGATGTTTTCTTAGCACAAAATACAGCAGAGAATGCACCTGACTTCAGAGTCAAAGGAAGTTGGTTTGAACGATCTTGTACCATATATGCTGGGAACTCCTCCACAATCATTGCCCAA ATGCATAAGAAGCGAACAGTTGCAAGCATGTTGATTGGCAAGGACAATTTCATGGTGACAGTGTATCCCGGGATTGACTACGCGTTCATTGTCGCGCTTATTGTGATTCTTGATGAGATTAATAGTGAtgattaa